One genomic window of Blastocatellia bacterium includes the following:
- the thrB gene encoding homoserine kinase, producing TGRTLGEEKVLHYAYELEGHADNVTPSVMGSLVLTCLTEEGKIKYIQSDWPRELKVIAVVPSFRLSTETARSILPSEIPLKDVVFNLQRAVLLWPALTGRRYDLVREAMKDRVHQPYRQSLVPGLSEALQIRDLDGLVGIALSGAGPTIIALASSNFQRIGQEIVACFEKNETTARALILDVDRQGRTVSRLEVDSPNE from the coding sequence TTACCGGGCGCACGCTGGGGGAGGAGAAAGTTCTCCACTATGCCTACGAACTCGAAGGCCACGCCGATAATGTGACCCCCTCGGTGATGGGCTCGCTTGTCCTGACGTGTCTGACCGAGGAGGGCAAGATCAAATACATTCAGTCGGACTGGCCCCGCGAACTCAAGGTCATCGCCGTCGTTCCTTCGTTTCGATTGAGCACAGAGACAGCCCGAAGCATCCTTCCCTCGGAGATTCCCCTCAAGGATGTGGTGTTCAATCTCCAGCGGGCCGTCTTGCTTTGGCCGGCATTGACGGGACGACGTTACGATCTCGTGCGCGAAGCCATGAAAGATCGCGTTCATCAACCCTATCGGCAGAGCCTTGTCCCCGGTCTGAGCGAAGCGTTGCAGATTCGTGATCTCGATGGGCTGGTGGGGATCGCCTTGAGCGGAGCCGGACCGACAATTATCGCGCTGGCGTCGAGCAACTTTCAGAGAATCGGTCAGGAGATTGTCGCCTGCTTCGAAAAGAACGAGACGACCGCACGCGCTCTCATCCTCGACGTTGACCGGCAAGGGCGCACGGTATCGCGGTTAGAGGTTGACTCCCCGAACGAATAG